CGGCTCCAGAACAAAGGGCATCTGCGCAATGGGGGTGCACAACACTACCAGATCCGCGCCGGCCACGCCCGCGGCGAAATCCGTGGTTGCTTCGTCCACCGCGCCGACACGGCGGCACTCGGCGATGCTTGCCCGCCGGCGCACGCACCCCACTACCCGCTCCGCGAGGCGGCGTTGGCGAAGCGCCTGGCCAAGCGAGCCGCCCAGCAGGCCAACACCCACAATGGTGACCTTTTTCCAATGCACGCGGGGAAGATAGCGGAGGCTTCAACCCGCCCAAGCGAAAACGCAAACTCTCCTTGTCTGCACGCCGGTCCGCGTCCAAATTGCCCGGCATTTAAGAAAATTGACCATGCGCATTCTGCTGTTCATTGCCGTCGCCGCCACGGCCATTTTGACCAGCTGCACCCGCCAGTCCGAAGCTGCCGTCACGCCGGGCACCATTCCGCCGCCCGCTGCCAAGCAGGACGTCACGTTCGCGACCGACATCAAGCCCATTTTCGATGCCGCCTGCATCAAATGTCACGGTGCCGACAAGCAAAAGGCCGAACTCCGACTCGACAGCCGCGAAGGCGCGCTAAAGGGCAGCGAAGACGGACCGGTGTTCGAAGTGGGCAAGAGCGCCCTGAGCATCCTCGTCACCAACGTGGCGCGCGTGGGCGACGAAGACGACTGGATGCCGCCCATCGACAAAGGCAAGCCCCTTACCGTGGAACAGGTGGCCCTGATTCGCGCCTGGATCGATCAAGGCGCCAAGTAAGCGGTGCGCGGCGTTCCATCCCGGTTCACGGTCAACGGGCCACGTATTTTTCCCACAGCTGGTGCTCGACGTGCAGTTCCAGGAAGACGCCGGGACGAAGTTGAAAATAGCCAGCCATGACGTGTGATTCTTTGACGTCCTCGGGCAGCTTTAATCCTGCGGAAGCAATCACCACCGGTGCTGCCAGATTGGCCGGCACCTGCGCCCACCAGCCAACGTGTTGGTAACTGCGCAAATACCAGGGCAACGGCCAGTAGTCCCCTTCCCGCGCGACCACCCCAATCACCGTGTTCGGGCCCTGCGCCAGCGCCGCCACCGCGTTGACCTGCTCCATGAGTTCCAGCAAATCAGGCGAAGTCTGCGCATAAACCCACGGATTGGTCCGCTCGGCGCACATGGGAAAACTCGCCCGCCATGCCTCCCAGCCCAAATGCGTCGCCCCCGCGCCGAGCAACAGCGCCACAGCAACGCGCGACCCGACCCGGCGGCTCACCTGCCACAACGCCGCCGCCCCGGCGCCCGCCAGCATCACCAACCCGTGCAGAAAGCCGAGCGCGCACCACGGCGTCTTGTAGGGAATCACCGTGTAGCTGCCGGCCAACAGCACGGTGAAGCCGGCCAAAAAGCGAATCAGTTCCGGCCGGGCTCCG
The window above is part of the Verrucomicrobiia bacterium genome. Proteins encoded here:
- a CDS encoding c-type cytochrome domain-containing protein, yielding MRILLFIAVAATAILTSCTRQSEAAVTPGTIPPPAAKQDVTFATDIKPIFDAACIKCHGADKQKAELRLDSREGALKGSEDGPVFEVGKSALSILVTNVARVGDEDDWMPPIDKGKPLTVEQVALIRAWIDQGAK